The Theobroma cacao cultivar B97-61/B2 chromosome 1, Criollo_cocoa_genome_V2, whole genome shotgun sequence genome contains the following window.
TGTCATGAGCATTAACGTGATGACGTGACAATACCATATGTCATTAATATGATGACGTGGTAATGTTAACGTGGCACTGACGTGTTGAAATGTCAATATAATAATGTATAACGAAAAAcgaagaattttttttaaaatcattgcTAATTCCATATCTCccttctttattttctctaCAAGTCGacaatttttttccatttttatgCATTTGCAAAGACATAAATTTGATGATCATATTTCTATATTAGTCGATTTAAAATAGGATTTTTTTAATGGTCTATGTCTTgtgtaaatatttttcttgcatCATTATACattattatgttgatatgttAACATGTTAGTATCACCACGACATCATGTTAGTGCCACGTGACACTACCATGTCATCATATCGATGTCACATGGCATGTCATGTCATTATATGAGTATTATGTTAGTGCTGATGTCAGCATTGATGTAATCCCTTTTAACGATAAAATTGAGTATCATTAAGAGAGactaaattaaagtaatttttaaaattaaaaaaattaatttattttaattttatatacataaattaaattgaacaatatatatatatatatagatagatATATAGATATTTTGACGGATTTATAATAATACAATAAAATAGTACTTAAATGAACAAGGAAGGAAAAGGACGAAAAACTTCCGGGTGACTTCGCTCCACATTCGAGGCAAACGCCGTTTTGGTTATTCCAACTTGCAACTCTCCAACCATTGCCGTTGAGATATCTCCAAAACCTTCCTCTTCAGAGGACTGAAAGGGCCATTTGAAAGCACCAAACCGGAAATAAAAATGAGCATCTTCAGCAAAAAACCCAATCCTAAAGGTAATTTAATTCCGAATGCGGTGCCCTAATCACAatccccatttttttttcctgcaAATTTGTTTTCAGTGTTAATTGAATTATATTCACGTTTTGCAActatcaaattttcattttttgcatGCTTCTGGCGAttttcctcttcctcttcGGTTACAATTGGCGTTGACTTGTCAAAGCTTAACGATCATGCTTTCTTAGTTAGTTtgttaaccttttttttttttttggttctttttgGGTGTTGCAGAGGCTCTTCGTGAGAGTAAGAGAGAAATGGTGCATGCTACTAGAGGTAATACTCGACTATTTTCTCTACAACTTGAcaatcttttttcattttcgtGCATTTGCGAAAGCATAAATTTGATGATCATGTTTCTGTATCAGTCGATTTAAAGCAGGATTTTGTTAATGGTCTGTCGTCTTGTCTAGATATTTTTCTTGCATTATTATACATTTTTGTCTGGGGGTTGTAACATTACTTTGATCTGGAACTCAATATACTTTTGCCTTTGGTGTAGGTATAGAGAAGGAAATAGGAACACTGCAATTAGAGGTACTTCCAAGTACCAACGGATGGTTGTCTTTCTGAGAATTTTTGAGATGGTTCTAATGTGATTTTCATAATGGCAGGAAAAGAAACTTGTTGCCGAAATCAAAAGAACTGCTAAAAACGGGAATGAGGTAGTTTTTGTATCTTAATTTCTTTGTATTTGTGTATGTCCCTTGAGACTTGAGTGTGTCAGGTTCATTTACCTTGAAGGCTTAGACCTGTTTGATGTTTCTTatcttttgcctttttttttttctatatcaATAGAATGCAACTAAAACTCTAGCCCGGCAGCTAGTGAGGCTTAGGCAGCAGATAGCTAAGTTACAAAGTAGTCAAGCTCAAATGAGAGGCATTGCAACTCATACACAGGTGCACATCACCCCCTCCCCCTCTCAGCTCTTGCTCTTTGCTATTGCATCTATGTTTTGACGTTGCAGGTGGCCTTGTCACATTGTGCCCTTAGTCAtgcttgtttctttttatagGCAATGCATGCTCAATCTTCCGTTGCTGTTGGCATGAAATCTGCCACCAAGGCaatgtcatctatgaataaGGTCAGTAATAATAtcataatatatatgttaatTTTCATTCAACATGCATGATGATATGGTCATATTTAGCTTTGTCCTTAGTAactaagttatgaaattgcACCACTTCTGCTTTAGAATGGAAAGTAGCCTTCCTATAGTGTGAATTGTTGGTTGATAAATATCTCCTATATAGACATCCATCCATATAACAATGTATACATGTTTGCATTATGCACATCTGTAGGAACGTAAGATCTTACAATTATGTTCTACTTTTAGAATAATCCTTAATTTTTAAGCAACTTATGACTGAGATTTCTTTGCAGCAAATGGCCCCTGCAAAACAAGCAAAAATTATACAGGAATTTCAGAGGCAGTCGGCACAGATGGATATGACTGTAAGATCATGCTTGGCTTTGAGAAAATATTAATGAGAAAAGTTCATCTTTGAGTCTTTAGTATATACTCATGGAATTTAACAGTCTAGCATTCATGTTTGCAGACTGAAATGATGTCAGATGCCATAGATGGTGCCCTTGACAATGATGAGGCAGAAGAAGAGACTGAGGAGCTAACAAATCAGGTATGCTTTATTCCATTCCCTTTcttgttttgagaaaaaaaaaagggggggggGTGGGTTGAAAGGCTGATGAGGTAAACTACAATGCTGGTGAATAGATGGCTTTGGGTGCTTCTATGGGCGTGCGCAATCTTTCTTGGGTGggataataaattattattccaTTTTTTGACTCTTATGCCCCCAAAACAAAGAACTAATagtactttttttaaaattttttttcctttcttcagGTTCTAGATGAAATTGGTGTTGATGTTGCCTTACAGGttggtttttggttttttttcccCCTTGCATTTTGGGATTTTTTGTAAGCCAATATCAAACATTGTGCAACTGTCTGATTTCTATCTAACTTTTTGCAGTTGTCATCAGCTCCTAAAGGTAGGATTGCAGGAAAGAATACTGAAGGTGTTGGCAGGTATTCTTCTGTCTCTTATCCTATGTTTATTCTCAATTGGAATGATTTTTGCAGTTGTATGAGACCCATGTATTGCATGAACCTCATCTTAGATTTTAACTTTGTGCTGTAGTAATCTATTTTAGTATGGCCTTAGAGTAGGTGTGCCCATGGCATCGGATCGGATCGGATCTGTGCATGGCTATGGTTTTCTGCCTTTTATAATAGTACACAAGCTGTTATCATGCAATCtcagtttttgtttttggactCAGCCCAAATATTCTAAATTTATCCCTTATAAACCACATTGATTTGTTTCTTGAAAGATAATGAATAATATCTGTGTTTGCTAATTTTGGAGTCGTCCTTGCAGTTCAGGTGTGGATGAGCTTGAGAAGCGGTTGGCAGCTCTTAGAAGTGCATGAAACcctgattttttttccttggtcaatattttgagtgatgtcAGTTTGTAATTTTATGCTGTAGAGATATAACGTGATCATTCATGTTTCCAGAAGATAACCCCTACCATGATGTAACTTTGATTCCCTTTTGGATGGTTTTCATTTCTGCAAATATTGTTGGAAGTGATGAATAGAGATAGA
Protein-coding sequences here:
- the LOC18613108 gene encoding vacuolar protein sorting-associated protein 2 homolog 3, whose translation is MSIFSKKPNPKEALRESKREMVHATRGIEKEIGTLQLEEKKLVAEIKRTAKNGNENATKTLARQLVRLRQQIAKLQSSQAQMRGIATHTQAMHAQSSVAVGMKSATKAMSSMNKQMAPAKQAKIIQEFQRQSAQMDMTTEMMSDAIDGALDNDEAEEETEELTNQVLDEIGVDVALQLSSAPKGRIAGKNTEGVGSSGVDELEKRLAALRSA